AATATAACAGAATTAATAAAATCTGCTTTACTTGAAATGGAAATCTGTAAAGATGTTGAAGTAATTTCTGAAGAAAACAAAAATGAAAAGACCTATATAGTTAAAATTAAAGATTCTATATTCCTTCCAACACATAGGGTTTTAGTTAATCAAGGTTACAAAGAGTTTCCATTAAGTCCAGAAGGATTAATATGTGCCGCTATTGTAAGAAAAGCTTTAAGATCTAAAGAAGAAAATGCTGATGCACAAGTTAGAGTTAATACTAAACTTCCAACTGCTGATGATCAAACTTTAATTGTTGAAATTAAAGAAGTAAAATTAAAATAAATTAAAATTTACACTTTTTAATTTTTATTTTTTTTATTATTTTTATTTGAGGACATGAATATATAAATATATAAAACTAAATAAAAATAATGTGTTGTGATGAATATGATAATTTTAAGAAATGAAATTTGCGACAAATTGGAAGATATTGTTAGAAATTTAAAGATAGTTAAGCATTGTATAGGATGTGAAGGGATAAATTTAGAAATTGAAAATCCTTATCATCATCCCTCCATAGAATTAACTCAAAAATGTAATTTGAACTGTATTTACTGTTATTCTAAGCATAAAAATATAAAGAGAGGTATTTATGGAAATTTAGAAAATGCAAAGGCGGTTACAATATCTCAATATGGAGAGCCACTAATGGATTTAGAAGGAGTAAAAAAAGGAATTGAATTTTGTAAGGAGTTGGGTTTAAGAGTGGATTTACAAACAAATGGAGTTTTATTAAATGAAAAAATTATAGAGGAATTTAAAGATTTAGGTTTGGATTTAATAATGATTAGTTTAAGTTCTTTTAATAGGGAAAAGTATAAATTATTAACTGGAAAGGATTACTTTTCCAAAGTTTTAGAGAATATAAAAATAGCATCAAAGTATTTACATACAATTGTTAGAACTATATATATTCCAGGATTTAATGATAATGATTTATTAAAATTATCTAAAGAACTTAACGGCTATGTAGATGAAATTATGGTACATCATCTAATTTTATACAAAGAAAATGAAAATTCCTTAAAAAATCTAAATATAAACTTTGATGAGGTTGGTAAAATTAAAAATTTGTTATTAATGGTAAATAAAATGCAAGAAAATTCCCCAAAAATTAATGTCACTATTAAAGGATGCTTATTAGTTCAATTAAAGGAGATGGATGGCTTTATATTAAACAACATAACTTATGATGTTTTTTCAGAAGTTCCAGATATTAAAAGAGAATATAAACCATTACCTTGGGAATAAAGTAATTTTCAATCTATTAGATAAGGAAGAAAAACCAATAACAGAGAATGATACAAACATTTCAATAATTCTAATTAGTAT
The Methanocaldococcus sp. DNA segment above includes these coding regions:
- a CDS encoding radical SAM protein, whose amino-acid sequence is MIILRNEICDKLEDIVRNLKIVKHCIGCEGINLEIENPYHHPSIELTQKCNLNCIYCYSKHKNIKRGIYGNLENAKAVTISQYGEPLMDLEGVKKGIEFCKELGLRVDLQTNGVLLNEKIIEEFKDLGLDLIMISLSSFNREKYKLLTGKDYFSKVLENIKIASKYLHTIVRTIYIPGFNDNDLLKLSKELNGYVDEIMVHHLILYKENENSLKNLNINFDEVGKIKNLLLMVNKMQENSPKINVTIKGCLLVQLKEMDGFILNNITYDVFSEVPDIKREYKPLPWE